The Azospirillum baldaniorum genome contains a region encoding:
- a CDS encoding YqaA family protein, with the protein MSEFAAYGGLFLTAFLAATIFPAQSEILLVGMHATGNYDHLALLLFATAGNVLGSVVNWALGRYLMHFQDRRWFPVPASMVARATRWYQRFGVWSLLLAWMPVIGDPLTLVAGILRVDIRIFLLLVTAGKAARYAVLVLAV; encoded by the coding sequence ATGTCCGAGTTTGCCGCCTACGGCGGGCTGTTCCTCACCGCGTTCCTGGCCGCGACGATCTTTCCGGCCCAATCGGAAATCCTGCTGGTCGGCATGCACGCCACAGGCAACTACGACCATCTGGCGCTTCTGCTGTTCGCCACGGCGGGCAACGTGCTGGGGTCGGTGGTCAACTGGGCGCTCGGGCGCTACCTGATGCATTTCCAGGATCGCCGCTGGTTCCCGGTCCCCGCGTCCATGGTGGCGCGGGCCACCCGCTGGTACCAGCGCTTCGGGGTGTGGTCGCTGCTGCTGGCCTGGATGCCGGTCATCGGCGATCCGCTGACGCTGGTGGCCGGCATCCTGCGGGTGGACATCCGGATTTTCCTGCTGCTGGTCACCGCGGGCAAGGCGGCCCGCTACGCGGTGCTGGTCCTGGCCGTGTGA
- a CDS encoding YbaN family protein produces the protein MDDQTALAEDAPVCASPLRRRLWLALGYAAVGLGIAGTVLPLLPTTPFLLLAAGAFAKSSPALRDRLYRDPRFGPLLRDWQSEGAIPRKAKAAALIGMSVSWAIVALTASRPLVPVLAGTCMAAVAVYIVTRPSPSRPAPQDAVSEGTAAADGNVSALRNEA, from the coding sequence ATGGATGACCAGACCGCCCTTGCGGAGGACGCACCCGTCTGCGCTTCCCCCCTGCGGCGCCGGCTGTGGCTGGCGCTGGGATACGCCGCGGTCGGGCTGGGCATCGCGGGCACCGTGCTGCCGCTCCTGCCGACCACCCCGTTCCTTCTGCTGGCCGCCGGGGCCTTCGCCAAGAGCAGCCCCGCCCTGCGCGACCGGCTGTACCGCGACCCGCGCTTCGGCCCGCTGCTGCGCGACTGGCAGTCCGAAGGAGCGATCCCCCGCAAGGCGAAGGCGGCGGCGCTGATCGGCATGAGCGTGAGCTGGGCGATCGTAGCGCTGACCGCCAGCCGCCCGCTGGTTCCCGTCCTGGCCGGCACCTGCATGGCGGCGGTGGCCGTCTACATCGTCACCCGTCCGTCACCATCCCGGCCCGCACCACAAGATGCGGTGTCCGAAGGCACAGCGGCGGCGGACGGAAACGTTTCCGCATTGCGAAACGAAGCTTGA
- the ccoG gene encoding cytochrome c oxidase accessory protein CcoG, with protein MPDGSAVTPAKIQFFESQKKIHPKAVSGRYRRWKTILTWVLLAVFFIAPWIRWERGPDAPAQAVLFDLTTPRFFIFWIEIWPQEIYYLTGVLIVAALGLFLATALAGRVWCGFTCPQTVWTDLFVWIERAFEGDRAERIRLDKAPWSAKKVLRKTGKHAGWLALSVITGFGFVAFFTDAPRLAVDLLTFNATYEAAGFFALFAGMTYVMAGWTREQMCYYMCPWPRIQTAMLDEHSLVVTYDTLRGDTRGPKRKSQSWDERRTKGFGDCIDCGQCVQVCPVGVDIRTGEQADCINCGLCADACDNIMVSQELPKGLIRFDSLAAQDTRAQGKTYQWRLIRPRTIVYGLLMLVITGAMAWSYALRPRLDIAVQRDRAPLFVTLQDGTIRNAYTFKVSNKTRQDRSYTLAAAGIAGAEVKVVGERDEDSGSAVSHISASPDSVATYRVYVTVPRDSVPDASTPVTFQLTDTNNGDRDSYKSVFLAPGSK; from the coding sequence ATGCCAGACGGAAGCGCTGTCACGCCGGCGAAAATCCAGTTTTTCGAGAGCCAGAAGAAGATCCACCCGAAGGCCGTCTCCGGACGCTACCGGCGCTGGAAGACCATCCTGACCTGGGTGCTTCTGGCGGTCTTCTTCATCGCCCCCTGGATTCGCTGGGAACGCGGCCCCGACGCGCCGGCCCAGGCGGTGCTGTTCGACCTGACGACGCCGCGCTTCTTCATCTTCTGGATCGAGATCTGGCCGCAGGAAATCTACTACCTCACCGGCGTCCTGATCGTGGCGGCGCTGGGGCTGTTCCTGGCGACGGCGCTGGCCGGGCGCGTGTGGTGCGGCTTCACCTGCCCGCAGACGGTGTGGACCGACCTGTTCGTCTGGATCGAGCGCGCCTTCGAAGGCGACCGGGCGGAGCGCATCCGCCTGGACAAGGCCCCGTGGAGCGCGAAGAAGGTCCTGCGCAAGACCGGCAAGCACGCCGGCTGGCTGGCGCTGTCCGTCATCACCGGCTTCGGCTTCGTCGCCTTCTTCACCGACGCGCCGCGCTTGGCCGTCGATCTGCTGACCTTCAACGCGACCTATGAGGCGGCGGGCTTCTTCGCCCTGTTCGCGGGCATGACCTACGTCATGGCCGGCTGGACGCGCGAGCAGATGTGCTACTACATGTGCCCGTGGCCGCGCATCCAGACCGCCATGCTGGACGAGCACAGCCTCGTCGTCACCTACGACACGCTGCGCGGCGACACCCGCGGCCCGAAGCGCAAGTCGCAGAGCTGGGACGAGCGCCGGACCAAGGGCTTCGGCGATTGCATCGATTGCGGCCAGTGCGTGCAGGTCTGCCCGGTCGGCGTCGACATCCGCACCGGCGAGCAGGCGGATTGCATCAATTGCGGCCTGTGCGCGGACGCCTGCGACAACATCATGGTGTCGCAGGAGCTGCCGAAGGGCCTGATCCGCTTCGACAGCCTGGCCGCCCAGGACACCCGCGCCCAGGGCAAGACCTACCAGTGGCGGCTGATCCGCCCGCGCACCATCGTCTACGGCCTGCTGATGCTGGTGATCACCGGCGCCATGGCCTGGAGCTACGCGCTGCGCCCGCGGCTGGACATCGCCGTGCAGCGCGACCGCGCCCCGCTCTTCGTCACGCTGCAGGACGGCACCATCCGCAACGCCTACACCTTCAAGGTCTCCAACAAGACCCGCCAGGACCGTTCCTACACGCTGGCCGCCGCCGGCATCGCCGGTGCCGAGGTGAAGGTGGTGGGAGAGCGCGACGAGGACAGCGGCAGCGCGGTCAGCCACATCTCCGCCTCGCCGGACAGCGTGGCCACCTACCGCGTCTACGTCACGGTGCCGCGCGACTCCGTGCCGGACGCCTCCACCCCGGTCACCTTCCAGCTGACCGACACCAACAACGGCGACCGCGACAGCTACAAGAGCGTGTTCCTGGCGCCGGGCAGCAAGTAA
- the mog gene encoding molybdopterin adenylyltransferase gives MTSAKPARIGIVTVSDRASQGIYEDKGGPAIREELTRIVASPWEPVARVIPDDREGIAATLIELADRERCDLIVTTGGTGPAPRDVTPEATEQVCEKMMPGFGELMRSVSLTVVPTAILSRQTAGIRGSSLIVNLPGKPSAIHDCLMAVFPAIPYCLDLIGAARIDTDPLVCKAFRPKS, from the coding sequence ATGACCTCCGCAAAGCCCGCCCGCATCGGCATCGTCACCGTGTCCGACCGGGCCAGCCAGGGCATCTACGAGGACAAGGGCGGCCCGGCCATCCGGGAGGAGCTGACGCGCATCGTCGCCTCCCCCTGGGAGCCGGTGGCCCGCGTCATCCCCGACGACCGCGAGGGCATCGCCGCCACCCTGATCGAGCTGGCCGACCGGGAGCGTTGCGACCTGATCGTCACCACCGGCGGCACCGGCCCCGCCCCGCGCGACGTGACGCCGGAGGCGACGGAGCAGGTCTGCGAAAAGATGATGCCCGGCTTCGGCGAGCTGATGCGGTCGGTCAGCCTGACCGTGGTGCCGACCGCCATCCTGTCGCGCCAGACCGCGGGAATCCGCGGCAGCAGCCTGATCGTGAACCTTCCGGGCAAGCCTTCCGCCATTCACGATTGCCTGATGGCGGTCTTTCCGGCAATTCCGTACTGCCTCGATCTGATCGGCGCGGCGCGCATCGACACTGACCCATTGGTCTGCAAGGCATTCCGCCCGAAGTCCTGA